A stretch of DNA from Basfia succiniciproducens:
AAATTGCAAAAGAAGCGCGGATTTCTGCGGGAACGATTTATATTTACTTTAAAAGTAAAGAAGAGTTGTTGGAGCAATTTGCTTGGCGAGTGTTTTCGCTTTTCCAGACGGCACTCGAAAAAGATTATGACGAAACGCTATCTTATTTCGAACAATATAAAAAAATGTGGCTGAATGTGTGGTATTTTCTGCAGGATAATCCGAATATTGTGATGAATATGCAACAATACCAATCACTTCCCGGTTTTTTTGATATTTGTAAGGAAATGGATTATAACAGCCGTTGGGCGACGTTTTGTCAAAAGGCTCAACAGGCGGGCGCAGTATGCGAACTGTCTGTTTCGATATTATTTTCTCTCAGCATGGAAAGTGCAATGAATTTAGCTTTTAAAAAGCTTTATATCAACGAATTTTTAGCTGATGAGGAGTTGATGACCATTATTGAAAGAACATGGCGTTCTATTCAAAAATAAATTTATAGATTCTAGTTACGGAGTTTTTTATGACTGACAGTCAATTAGCGAAGCCTAAACGCTCGCACGCTTTCTTGTTAAAAGTAGGGTTAGCGGTGGCGGTTTTAGTGTTTGCCCTAGTAATCGGCTTGAATAAATTTAAAGAAATTATGATTGGTAAAGCTATTGCCAATATGCCTGAAACGGCAAATCCGGTGACGGCGTTAACGGTCGGTTCATCGGAATGGACGCCGGTGATCGAAACTACCGGTCTTGTTCGTCCGAATCAGGGTGCAATGTTAAGTTCACAGGCTTCCGGCACGATTAAACGAATTTACGTGAAATCCGGTCAGGCTGTGAAAAAAGGCGATGTACTGGTTGAATTGGATAATGCTGTGGAAGAAGCGACATTAAAAGCGTCCGAAGCGCAATTGCCTTCCGTGCGTTTGACTTATCAACGTTATGCCAACTTAATTAAATCACAAAGTGTTTCTCAAACCGAATTAGATTCGGCTAAAGCGACTTATGATCAATTAGTGGCGAATATTCACTCATTAAAAGCGTCCATTGAACGCCGTAAAATTTTGGCGCCCTTTGACGGTATCACGGGTATTGTCCAAGTGAATGAAGGTCAATACATTTCGGCGGCGACTGAAATTGTTCGTGTTGAAGACATAAGTTCCATGAAAGTGGATTTCTCCGTTTCGCAAAATCAATTGGAAGACCTGCATATTGGTCAAAAAGTCACGGCGACATCCGATGCCCGTACAGGCGAAACATTTGCCGCTA
This window harbors:
- a CDS encoding TetR/AcrR family transcriptional regulator, which encodes MRQSETDMAEQIFAATERLMAKDGLHHLSMHKIAKEARISAGTIYIYFKSKEELLEQFAWRVFSLFQTALEKDYDETLSYFEQYKKMWLNVWYFLQDNPNIVMNMQQYQSLPGFFDICKEMDYNSRWATFCQKAQQAGAVCELSVSILFSLSMESAMNLAFKKLYINEFLADEELMTIIERTWRSIQK
- a CDS encoding multidrug efflux RND transporter periplasmic adaptor subunit AcrA; translation: MTDSQLAKPKRSHAFLLKVGLAVAVLVFALVIGLNKFKEIMIGKAIANMPETANPVTALTVGSSEWTPVIETTGLVRPNQGAMLSSQASGTIKRIYVKSGQAVKKGDVLVELDNAVEEATLKASEAQLPSVRLTYQRYANLIKSQSVSQTELDSAKATYDQLVANIHSLKASIERRKILAPFDGITGIVQVNEGQYISAATEIVRVEDISSMKVDFSVSQNQLEDLHIGQKVTATSDARTGETFAAKVTAIEPAVNKSTGLIDVQATFAPEDGKKLLSGMFTRLRLALPTERNQIVVPQVAITYNMYGELAYVLMPLSDEDKEKLKDNENLSKMYRAQQITVFTKDRQGIYAQLKGNEVKVGDILVTGGQQRLSNGSLVVISDKDGVGTVQPAEKTNL